Proteins from one Clostridia bacterium genomic window:
- the recR gene encoding recombination mediator RecR: protein MLFYAEPVGRLIEELRKLPGIGSKTAQRLAFHVLSMRTEDVKRLSDSLLEAKDKVHNCSVCGNLTDVDPCAVCADSSRDRAVICVVERPEDVIAMERTREYHGVYHVLGGAISPMEGIGPSDIRLKELLARVREGTIGEVIIATDPNIEGEATAIYISRLLRPIGINVTRIAHGLPVGGDLEYADEVTLARALEGRRGI from the coding sequence ATGTTGTTTTACGCAGAGCCTGTGGGCAGGCTCATTGAGGAGCTTCGGAAACTCCCGGGCATTGGATCCAAAACAGCTCAGAGGCTCGCTTTTCATGTCCTATCGATGCGTACAGAGGATGTGAAGAGGCTCTCTGATTCGCTGCTGGAAGCCAAGGATAAGGTGCACAACTGCTCTGTGTGCGGAAACCTTACCGATGTTGATCCATGCGCCGTATGCGCGGACTCATCGCGAGATCGTGCTGTGATCTGCGTTGTGGAACGACCGGAGGACGTAATCGCGATGGAGCGGACCCGAGAGTATCACGGTGTGTACCACGTGCTCGGAGGGGCGATCTCTCCTATGGAGGGCATAGGTCCGTCTGACATTCGGCTGAAAGAGCTTCTGGCTAGGGTCAGGGAGGGAACCATCGGTGAGGTGATAATCGCCACTGACCCCAACATTGAGGGAGAGGCCACGGCGATTTACATTTCCAGATTGCTTAGGCCCATAGGCATCAATGTGACGCGTATAGCCCATGGGCTGCCTGTAGGAGGCGATCTCGAGTACGCCGACGAGGTCACCCTAGCCCGTGCCCTAGAGGGAAGGCGGGGAATCTGA
- the dnaX gene encoding DNA polymerase III subunit gamma/tau → MDYVSLYRRWRPQTFGDIVGQGHVVRTLRNAVSAGRIAHAYLFAGPRGTGKTSTARVLARALNCEHGPTPDPCGECASCVSIRDGNAMDVIEIDAASNRGIEEIRDLREKVVYAPTQGRYKIYIIDEAHMLTVPASNALLKTLEEPPAHVVFVLATTQPESIIGTIVSRCQRFDFNRLTASDLAGHIARVAEAQSIPITADAVSLIARRAEGSARDALGLLEQASAWSENVTSDSILQLLGVSDFETVAGFADAALAREPGPMFRMIQETTDAGADPRQFLQDLVVHFRNLLVAKECPGAPGLIDVAESYRATLSEQARKYSRQDLLRAIRIVGDGMQEMRRSSSPRLSVELTAARLCAPEEILAEPRSEPRAEPRTERRAEPRTEPRTASAKAQSGEAARKPQRAGGAAGVSTAPLGPSTKAAPAEPGADVSSIAASAASAATAVTAASGAGAGRTGASVPGARSRARGQYSGITPEQWGEVLARVKGQKVILEAFLREVVSVEVDEGQVRIVYEPDWSVHMQKASEPDNRRILSMVMSEILGRSVTVEPCTTSASRATGLREEAPEANPVAPSGALQGSTGMGRVVSDIAVGSAPAPTRDGPRVGAQSGGISREDGSDDPGIRRAMEVFSPVEVRMITK, encoded by the coding sequence TTGGACTATGTTTCCCTCTACCGGAGATGGCGTCCTCAGACATTCGGCGATATTGTCGGACAGGGCCATGTTGTCAGGACTCTGAGGAATGCAGTGTCGGCAGGGCGGATCGCTCACGCCTACCTATTTGCCGGGCCGCGTGGGACGGGCAAGACGTCTACCGCCCGTGTGCTTGCACGCGCTCTCAACTGTGAGCATGGCCCGACCCCTGATCCGTGCGGTGAATGCGCGTCTTGCGTGTCTATACGCGATGGGAATGCCATGGACGTGATAGAGATAGACGCCGCATCGAACCGCGGCATTGAGGAGATCAGGGATCTGCGGGAAAAAGTAGTGTATGCCCCAACTCAGGGGAGATACAAGATATACATTATCGACGAGGCGCACATGCTAACGGTGCCGGCCTCTAACGCGCTGCTAAAGACGCTTGAGGAACCACCAGCCCATGTGGTGTTCGTCCTTGCCACCACTCAGCCGGAGAGCATCATCGGCACCATCGTATCTCGCTGCCAGAGGTTCGATTTCAACCGCCTCACCGCGTCTGATCTCGCCGGCCACATCGCGAGGGTCGCAGAGGCGCAGTCGATCCCGATTACGGCTGATGCGGTCTCCCTCATCGCCAGAAGAGCGGAGGGAAGCGCGAGAGACGCCCTTGGGCTCCTCGAACAGGCATCAGCCTGGTCGGAAAATGTGACTTCCGACTCCATTCTGCAACTGCTCGGAGTATCGGACTTCGAGACGGTGGCGGGATTCGCAGATGCTGCACTTGCGCGGGAGCCGGGTCCCATGTTTCGCATGATACAGGAGACGACGGACGCAGGGGCGGACCCTCGACAATTCCTGCAAGACCTGGTTGTGCACTTCCGAAACTTGTTGGTTGCCAAGGAATGTCCAGGAGCGCCAGGCCTGATAGATGTTGCGGAATCATACCGAGCTACCCTATCGGAGCAGGCCAGGAAGTACTCTAGGCAGGATCTTCTCAGGGCGATCCGCATAGTAGGCGATGGCATGCAGGAGATGCGCAGGTCGTCCAGCCCGAGGTTGTCAGTGGAACTGACTGCAGCGCGGCTGTGCGCTCCAGAGGAGATTCTTGCCGAACCTCGGAGTGAGCCCCGAGCTGAGCCTCGAACCGAGCGCCGGGCTGAACCCCGAACTGAACCCCGAACTGCATCTGCAAAGGCCCAGAGTGGGGAGGCTGCCCGAAAGCCGCAGAGAGCCGGCGGCGCGGCTGGGGTGAGTACTGCCCCGCTGGGGCCTTCGACGAAAGCGGCTCCGGCAGAGCCCGGGGCGGATGTTTCCTCAATTGCGGCGAGTGCGGCGAGTGCCGCCACCGCCGTGACTGCCGCGAGTGGCGCCGGCGCCGGGCGTACTGGAGCGTCTGTGCCAGGCGCGCGGTCCCGCGCACGCGGCCAGTATTCAGGGATAACACCTGAGCAATGGGGAGAAGTGCTGGCGCGGGTGAAGGGGCAGAAGGTGATCCTAGAGGCCTTCCTGCGAGAGGTTGTCTCAGTAGAGGTGGACGAGGGTCAGGTTCGTATAGTGTACGAGCCGGACTGGTCTGTTCATATGCAGAAGGCGTCGGAGCCGGACAATAGGCGCATCCTGTCCATGGTAATGTCGGAGATCCTCGGTCGGAGCGTCACCGTGGAGCCGTGCACAACTTCGGCGTCACGCGCAACTGGACTAAGAGAAGAGGCGCCTGAGGCGAATCCTGTAGCCCCCTCAGGCGCTTTGCAGGGCTCGACCGGTATGGGGCGCGTGGTGAGCGATATTGCGGTGGGGTCGGCGCCGGCGCCGACAAGGGATGGGCCGAGGGTCGGCGCCCAGTCGGGCGGCATCAGTCGCGAGGACGGATCAGATGATCCAGGCATCAGGCGTGCAATGGAGGTTTTCAGCCCCGTCGAGGTGCGGATGATCACGAAGTAA
- a CDS encoding acetylornithine transaminase: protein MNTDEVIALTQKYVMKTYNRLPIAFVRGEGCRLWDADGREYLDFMTGLAVNSLGQCHPAVVRAISEQAATLMHVSNVFHIEQQARLAQLLVENATGSGLSKVFFCNSGAEANEAAIKLARKYSRSKYGKGRYEIITAERSFHGRTLATVTATGQQKYQSGFEPLPEGFRYVPYDDLAAVQGAISAKTCAIMIEAIQGEGGVYPASEEYMQGLAELCRERGLLLILDEVQTGMGRTGRFYAYQNFAGVRPDIITLAKALGGGIAIGAMMATDEAASGFEPGNHASTFGGNPVACAAGIAVVETMLKEGIPEHAGEMGAYLGESLRRMARRHWCVSDVRGLGLMVGVELTIDANEVTRIARERGLIANCIAGKVIRLLPPLIVGRSEIDEAVRIIDTAISQVEAEASCVPMGRA, encoded by the coding sequence ATGAATACTGATGAAGTAATCGCTCTCACCCAGAAGTACGTGATGAAGACCTACAACCGCCTACCCATCGCCTTCGTGCGCGGAGAAGGTTGCAGGCTGTGGGATGCAGATGGCCGGGAGTATTTGGACTTCATGACGGGACTCGCCGTGAACTCCCTGGGCCAGTGCCATCCAGCGGTGGTGCGTGCCATATCCGAGCAGGCTGCAACGCTTATGCATGTATCGAATGTATTCCATATCGAGCAGCAGGCAAGGCTTGCACAGCTGCTGGTGGAGAATGCTACGGGGTCTGGCCTGAGCAAAGTGTTCTTCTGCAACTCCGGGGCTGAGGCGAACGAGGCTGCGATAAAGCTTGCGAGGAAGTACAGCCGCTCCAAGTATGGCAAGGGGCGCTACGAGATCATTACCGCAGAGCGAAGCTTCCACGGCAGGACGCTGGCGACGGTCACCGCGACTGGCCAGCAGAAGTATCAGAGTGGCTTCGAGCCTCTGCCAGAGGGGTTCCGCTACGTCCCATATGACGATCTTGCCGCGGTTCAGGGGGCTATATCTGCAAAGACCTGTGCGATCATGATCGAGGCGATCCAGGGCGAGGGCGGGGTGTACCCTGCATCTGAGGAATACATGCAGGGCCTTGCCGAGCTGTGCAGGGAGCGGGGGCTTCTGCTCATCCTTGATGAGGTGCAGACAGGGATGGGCAGGACGGGGCGGTTCTATGCGTACCAGAACTTCGCAGGAGTGCGCCCAGACATCATAACTCTCGCCAAAGCTCTAGGCGGTGGGATTGCGATAGGAGCGATGATGGCCACTGACGAGGCGGCCTCTGGTTTCGAGCCAGGCAATCACGCCTCCACCTTCGGTGGAAACCCCGTGGCTTGCGCTGCCGGAATCGCGGTTGTGGAGACCATGCTCAAGGAGGGAATCCCAGAGCACGCCGGAGAGATGGGAGCGTACCTTGGGGAAAGCCTCCGGAGAATGGCCCGGCGCCACTGGTGTGTTTCGGATGTTCGGGGGCTCGGCCTAATGGTTGGAGTGGAGCTCACTATCGATGCGAATGAAGTGACACGGATTGCCCGCGAACGAGGATTGATTGCCAACTGCATCGCGGGGAAAGTAATTCGGCTTCTGCCTCCACTGATCGTGGGGAGAAGCGAAATCGACGAGGCGGTCCGCATCATCGATACGGCCATATCCCAGGTGGAGGCAGAGGCATCTTGCGTGCCCATGGGCAGAGCATAG
- a CDS encoding SagB/ThcOx family dehydrogenase yields MDSMSDRRSTMKSRFPEARRNPSDQRLGAPQPPLVKPFDPGSQTVDLPSPRDAVPENVNLYDLIERRESRRQYSSDPISLAEVSFLLWATQGIKAIVKDGFAALRTVPSGGSRHAFETYLAVNRVEGLKPGIYRYLPIGHRLLFIGCPQELPSRIAQACFGQDFVATASVVFFWSVLPYRCEWRYSVAAHKTMIQDSGHLCQNLYIACEALSLGTCAIGAYDQWSADELLGLDGEEEFVIYAAPVGRPGR; encoded by the coding sequence ATGGATAGTATGAGCGACCGGCGGAGCACCATGAAGTCAAGATTTCCTGAAGCACGCCGCAATCCATCTGACCAGCGCCTCGGGGCCCCGCAGCCTCCCCTCGTAAAGCCGTTCGACCCCGGATCCCAAACCGTAGATCTTCCATCGCCGCGCGACGCGGTTCCGGAAAACGTGAATCTGTATGACCTCATCGAGCGACGCGAGAGCAGGCGGCAGTACTCCTCCGATCCCATATCACTTGCTGAGGTTTCGTTCCTCCTGTGGGCAACCCAAGGGATCAAGGCAATCGTGAAAGATGGGTTCGCTGCCTTGAGAACGGTTCCATCAGGAGGGTCTCGGCACGCGTTCGAGACCTATCTGGCCGTCAACCGCGTGGAAGGCCTTAAGCCAGGGATATACAGATACCTGCCGATCGGGCACAGGCTCTTATTCATCGGCTGCCCGCAGGAGTTGCCATCTCGAATCGCACAGGCCTGTTTCGGGCAGGACTTCGTGGCCACTGCCTCTGTAGTGTTCTTCTGGAGCGTTTTGCCCTATCGGTGCGAGTGGCGCTACTCGGTTGCCGCCCACAAGACCATGATTCAGGACTCGGGGCATCTGTGTCAGAATCTGTACATAGCCTGTGAGGCCTTATCGCTTGGGACGTGTGCAATCGGAGCGTACGATCAATGGTCAGCCGACGAGCTTCTCGGCCTCGACGGTGAGGAGGAGTTCGTTATCTACGCAGCGCCAGTGGGCAGGCCCGGCCGATAG
- a CDS encoding PRC-barrel domain-containing protein → MGLKSSCDFIGLPVISIDDSREVGSVKALVIDFANAVVCAIAVEGDYWFDPPRVVPFSAIQGIGDAAVTIQDTGSLVPLSSIPEVEEQARANVRVRGVRVFTDTGAQVGTVSEFLIDCETGYLVGFDIPSGSELIRVPRERLISLGQHVMVIRDMEGDDACGTGMSAESAARLHSGPIGTPSAAHTASSTAGSGLSEAFSAARETFLVGRTAAATIRTDDGIVIIHEGDDITPDTIASAKSAGRFEQLVNTVKARKVEHNG, encoded by the coding sequence ATGGGCCTGAAGAGCAGTTGTGATTTCATTGGTCTGCCTGTCATTAGCATAGACGACAGCCGCGAGGTTGGCTCAGTGAAGGCTCTCGTTATCGACTTCGCCAACGCAGTAGTGTGCGCCATCGCGGTGGAGGGGGACTACTGGTTCGATCCCCCGAGAGTAGTCCCATTTTCCGCTATTCAAGGCATTGGAGACGCCGCTGTCACGATCCAGGACACTGGGTCGCTTGTGCCATTGTCTTCGATCCCGGAGGTAGAGGAGCAAGCCCGCGCAAACGTGCGTGTGCGGGGTGTACGAGTCTTCACAGATACCGGCGCTCAGGTCGGAACTGTGAGTGAATTCTTAATAGATTGTGAAACCGGATATCTGGTTGGGTTTGATATCCCATCGGGAAGCGAGCTCATCCGTGTTCCGCGCGAACGCCTGATAAGCCTGGGTCAGCACGTGATGGTGATCCGAGATATGGAGGGCGATGATGCGTGTGGAACAGGCATGAGCGCTGAATCTGCGGCACGCCTGCACTCAGGCCCCATCGGAACTCCATCAGCCGCCCATACGGCCTCGTCTACTGCCGGCTCCGGACTATCGGAAGCGTTCAGCGCCGCCCGCGAAACATTCCTGGTGGGTCGGACGGCGGCGGCCACAATCCGAACTGATGATGGAATTGTGATCATACATGAAGGCGACGATATCACTCCCGATACAATCGCATCTGCGAAGTCGGCGGGAAGATTTGAGCAGCTGGTCAACACTGTGAAGGCGAGGAAGGTCGAGCACAATGGATAG
- a CDS encoding helix-turn-helix transcriptional regulator, translating into MHDDQDPRQMSPYTEMYLEQLKQSAPQRLEEFVRLQRLGDFLRGHRESQGLSGREVARKLGISPNVVSEIETGKKSYPDRIYERFGEAVHADQDELFMIVGRTPMYLRRAFEESPGLQRIARMVCKLPDREDLLSRAAEIVTREVGAKH; encoded by the coding sequence ATGCACGACGACCAAGACCCGCGGCAGATGAGTCCGTACACCGAGATGTACTTGGAGCAGCTCAAGCAGAGTGCCCCTCAACGTCTAGAAGAATTCGTCCGGCTGCAGCGACTCGGCGACTTCCTTCGAGGGCACAGAGAGAGCCAAGGCCTCTCGGGTCGGGAAGTAGCACGAAAACTCGGCATTTCCCCCAACGTGGTATCGGAAATCGAGACCGGCAAGAAATCCTATCCCGATCGCATCTATGAGAGGTTCGGAGAAGCAGTTCACGCCGATCAGGACGAGCTATTCATGATAGTCGGACGTACGCCCATGTATCTCAGGCGAGCATTCGAGGAATCGCCCGGTCTGCAGCGAATCGCGCGGATGGTCTGTAAGCTTCCGGATCGGGAAGACCTGCTGAGCCGCGCCGCAGAGATAGTCACAAGGGAAGTTGGCGCAAAACACTAA
- a CDS encoding YbaB/EbfC family nucleoid-associated protein: protein MQKNMMKRLQKIQADMEKAQQELGEERIEGSSGGGAVKVVSNGHQELLEIHIDPSAVDPDDVEMLQDLVLAACNEALRKAKTASEIRMSKATGNLSIPGIKL, encoded by the coding sequence ATGCAGAAGAACATGATGAAGAGGCTGCAGAAGATCCAGGCAGACATGGAAAAGGCCCAGCAGGAGCTTGGCGAGGAGCGCATAGAGGGCAGTTCGGGCGGTGGTGCGGTGAAGGTCGTGTCCAACGGCCATCAGGAACTGCTTGAGATCCACATCGATCCATCGGCAGTGGATCCGGACGACGTGGAGATGCTCCAGGATCTCGTGCTTGCAGCGTGCAACGAGGCGTTGCGGAAGGCCAAGACTGCCTCCGAGATACGGATGTCCAAGGCGACTGGCAACCTGTCCATACCAGGCATCAAACTATAG
- the tadA gene encoding tRNA adenosine(34) deaminase TadA: MILCSELDAKFMRLAIEEARTAGQAGEVPVGAVIVARGEVLARAHNRRETDGDPTAHAEICAIRMAAAACGSWRLSDATIYVTLEPCPMCAGAIVQARMERLVYGASDPKAGAAGTLWDIPRDMRLNHWVAVTAGVLADSCGAMLGEFFAQRR, from the coding sequence ATGATACTTTGCTCGGAACTCGACGCTAAGTTTATGCGCCTGGCTATCGAGGAGGCGCGCACCGCTGGGCAAGCGGGTGAAGTGCCGGTAGGCGCTGTGATCGTGGCGCGTGGCGAGGTTCTTGCAAGGGCCCACAATCGCAGGGAAACCGATGGCGACCCTACTGCCCATGCAGAGATCTGCGCCATCAGGATGGCTGCTGCTGCATGCGGGTCATGGAGGCTCTCTGATGCCACGATTTATGTGACGCTTGAGCCGTGCCCGATGTGTGCGGGCGCGATCGTGCAGGCACGGATGGAGCGGCTTGTGTACGGAGCATCGGATCCTAAGGCCGGAGCTGCGGGAACCCTGTGGGATATCCCTCGCGACATGCGGCTAAACCACTGGGTGGCCGTAACAGCGGGAGTGCTCGCAGATAGCTGCGGCGCTATGCTCGGGGAGTTCTTTGCACAGAGAAGATAG
- the argB gene encoding acetylglutamate kinase: MMTALTPEDRAAMFVEVLPYIKELCGKTVVVKYGGNAMANEELKRAVAFDLVFLKSIGANPVVVHGGGPDINQMMARIGKKPAFVSGLRITDPETMEIVQMVLCGKLNKEIVSLIGDEGGRAIGISGHDARLIRARKRPPERVVDRETGEEQLVDLGQVGDVEEIDPSILRDLARDGYIPAVSTVGMGDDGRAYNINADYVAAEIACSLGADVLVMLTDVEGIFGNYKDKSTLIPQLSIDDARAMVSDGRVEGGMIPKVQSCIGALEGGVGRAHIIDGRRPHSIILELCTHAGIGTELVP, from the coding sequence ATGATGACGGCACTCACTCCTGAAGACAGGGCTGCGATGTTCGTTGAGGTCCTGCCATATATAAAAGAACTGTGCGGCAAGACCGTTGTGGTTAAGTATGGCGGGAACGCTATGGCAAATGAGGAGCTTAAGCGGGCTGTCGCCTTCGATCTGGTGTTCCTCAAGAGCATCGGCGCCAACCCAGTGGTTGTGCACGGGGGAGGACCGGACATCAACCAGATGATGGCGAGGATCGGGAAGAAACCCGCCTTCGTGAGCGGCCTTAGGATCACAGATCCTGAGACAATGGAGATCGTCCAGATGGTCCTGTGCGGGAAGCTCAACAAGGAGATCGTATCACTCATAGGCGACGAAGGCGGGCGGGCCATCGGGATATCGGGTCACGATGCCCGGCTGATCCGCGCCAGGAAGCGTCCGCCCGAGCGTGTGGTGGATCGCGAGACGGGCGAGGAGCAGCTCGTTGACTTGGGACAGGTCGGGGATGTGGAGGAGATCGACCCTTCCATCTTGCGCGACCTAGCGAGGGATGGATACATCCCTGCGGTCTCCACGGTGGGCATGGGCGACGATGGCAGGGCCTACAACATAAACGCCGACTACGTGGCGGCCGAGATCGCGTGCTCCCTAGGCGCCGACGTGCTGGTCATGCTCACCGACGTAGAGGGCATATTCGGGAACTACAAGGACAAGTCCACGCTCATTCCTCAGCTCTCGATCGATGATGCCCGCGCCATGGTATCCGACGGACGTGTTGAGGGCGGGATGATACCGAAGGTGCAGTCATGCATAGGCGCGCTAGAAGGTGGAGTGGGCCGCGCCCACATCATCGATGGCAGGCGTCCTCATTCGATAATCCTGGAGCTTTGCACCCATGCGGGGATAGGAACTGAACTCGTGCCATAG
- a CDS encoding zinc-ribbon domain containing protein has translation MAFEDKVLNCRDCGQDFVFTAGEQEFFAQRGFQNEPSRCPDCRRNRRSTNTGSGNRQMYEAVCSSCGKVAYVPFQPSGDKPVYCSDCFAAQRGGRQR, from the coding sequence TTGGCATTCGAAGACAAGGTTCTAAATTGCAGGGACTGTGGCCAGGATTTCGTATTCACCGCCGGAGAGCAGGAGTTCTTCGCACAGCGCGGCTTCCAGAATGAGCCCTCCAGGTGCCCCGACTGCCGTCGGAACCGCAGGAGCACCAACACCGGCTCGGGCAACCGTCAGATGTATGAGGCAGTTTGCTCATCGTGCGGCAAGGTCGCTTACGTCCCCTTCCAGCCCAGCGGCGACAAGCCAGTTTACTGCAGCGATTGCTTTGCAGCTCAGAGGGGCGGCAGGCAGCGGTAG